The Glycine max cultivar Williams 82 chromosome 12, Glycine_max_v4.0, whole genome shotgun sequence genome window below encodes:
- the LOC106795243 gene encoding protein transport protein Sec61 subunit beta produces MARGASQSQSTASHATTRPGVMAPRGTAAATAGMRRRRLGGGTSSASVSGGSGAGGSNMLRFYTDDAPGLKISPTVVLVMSLCFIGFVTALHVFGKLYRYRSSGATV; encoded by the coding sequence ATGGCGAGAGGCGCCTCTCAATCTCAATCCACAGCGTCCCACGCCACCACGCGACCGGGCGTGATGGCTCCTCGCGGCACCGCTGCCGCCACTGCCGGCATGCGCCGTCGCCGCCTCGGCGGAGGAACCAGCTCCGCCTCGGTCAGCGGCGGCTCCGGCGCCGGCGGAAGCAATATGCTGCGGTTCTACACCGACGACGCCCCCGGCCTCAAGATCTCGCCGACGGTGGTGCTCGTCATGAGCCTCTGCTTCATCGGCTTCGTCACCGCGCTCCACGTGTTCGGCAAGCTCTACCGCTATCGTTCCTCCGGCGCCACTGTTTGA